The Cardiocondyla obscurior isolate alpha-2009 linkage group LG29, Cobs3.1, whole genome shotgun sequence DNA window attaataattctctaaacacatttaatatttatactgttttaattaaatttttttctttttgtatagGCCCAGAACAAGTTTAATCACCATCATTCAAAAACTAGACAAGTTATTGAAAGAGCTTTTGCACTTCTTAAAGGAAGATTTCGACGGCTAAAGTACTTGCATATGAGTTGCATCGATTTGATACCATATGTAATTTTAGCGAGTTGCgttctttataatatttgtctCGAAGGTTGTATGGATGATATCAACGATTTTATATGTGACGGCTTAGAAGAAAATGCCAACAACAATAAtgaggaaaatattttctttgatcGATTACTTAACGATAGAAGAGGACTGATTCGCCGTGAATATCTTACAAATCTAGTACAATAATATTGTTCATTCGATTATGAATTTCAGcgcgtttaaattttattataattctctCGCCTAGTATGCGCTCcagcgtcgcgatatttcgagTTTACCGTCGCGTATTTGTTGATTTTGTCGGTCTCCTTGAATCGCCGATGGTTCAAAGCGTTTCGTTTTCGGCAGAAGTCAGTCTAATCCAGTTCAAACTGAATATTTCGCTGACTTCGCCTTGTTTTCGTCGCCGGGTTCCGACAATCCTAGGCTCCGTACCGCGAAAAGACGACCAGTTTCGCTCGAACTCCGCACCTGTGCGTCTCGCCTTCGTTTTTcggctcgctctcgcgcgaaGACATTCGATtagtctctctttttttttcttgcgctCTCAATCGCAACTCGTTGATTTCACTTTCCGTGAATTGATTATTTCGGCGCCCATCCGCTTATTAATTATCGCTACCGCTGGAGTGCAGGGATTCGCGCTCGCGGCGATCACCGGCTCGCGCTCTCAAGATCTCCGTCGtccgcggcaagatctccgacgatCGGGTAGATCATTCATCTGCTCACAAGATTTCCGACGGATAAGTCGGGTCAGGAAGATTTCCGCTCGTTTACTGGTATCCTTGCCTTCAAAGgcgcgattgtatttttttgtgtttttattgtaaatatattggGTTCAATTTTctgtcatttaattattcttgttTTTCAATTACTGCGAtcggctctctctctcattccctCTCAATCGACTCACGCGTCGAGCTCATTGCTGAGCAATTCTATTCTTAAGCTAACGTGATCACGCAAGATCACgtacaaatataatacattgtATATTACAAAgagtaaaatgttaattagtttacttactaaataaaataaagcaaaatgtaaaataaaacatggtttcttttattttgtacataaataaaaattgacgaaTGGATACAATGTAACTGattcaattttacataatacaCTTATCTTTGGTACACGTACAAAACACATATTAATCGAGAGTAACTTAAAAtctaatcataaaaaaaaatcacatatttttttactattaaatatattagtaacatatatttattatgcatatattaacatatatttatgtaacgcACAAATCATTTAACAAACATATCttttaactaaaatatttttgaacataagaacaaagtaaaataaaaagatattactaCTTTTGTTTCAACGAAGAAAACTGATTATTATATAAGCATACGTATTATCACAGTTTTTGTACTTTTATGCTACTTATAATACTTActctatattaataacaataaaaataccttgcaaacatataaaaaatgttatagtTTATAACTTTCCGATTAGCTTCTCCATCATTTCTTTATATGCATTAATCGCTGCCTTTGACTCAGCTATTGCTTCTTGATGGCGCcgctctctcgcttcttcTCTTGTTTTCGCATCGGCGAGCAGAGCAGCAGACCAGTCTTGCAGTTCTCGTTGAATTCTagtatttttcgttttttttggAGGAGTTTCTTCATTTTGAGTTGATGAACCAGAAGtttcttcatttattttatcagaatCACTTAGCTCTTTGCAATTAACAACTTCTCTCTGCCTCTTATTGAGATTGGAAGCAATACTAACTGGTTTAACACATGGCTTTTCACCTAAGacttcttctatttcttcatAAAATTTACAAGTTTTAGGGTCATTTCCAGACTTGTTGTTATGATCCTTTGTTTCCatgtactttctttttatatctttccATTTGTTTTCACATTGAGTAGAAGTTTTCATCTCCCATTCAGACGTAGTCTGTTTCAGTTCTTTACTAATTAAAGACCATACGTCtcggttttttatttttttaaaacaattttgatgATCTCGCCAAAGATGAATAAGACATCTTACTTCATTATCATCTTTCCAGGATGCTCTAGAGATTCCAGGAGTTACATAGACTGATGAAACTGCAAAAGTTACATTGCCGTTAGTatttcttgaataattttctttatactcttcataaaaaaatattgaaaaagcATAAAAACTTACCTAATGGTTCACCTTGCTCAGTTATCATGCAAACATTATTTGAGTTGCTGTTATCATCTAGGGATGTCTCCTCcgtaaaattcaaattaaaaaacttaagtGTATCTTCGCATACAGGTAtaccaaaaatattattatctgtataataaaataataattagatttaaagTTATGTGCACAAAATGTAAGTTTTAATatctcaaattttatataattaaaattatacatattaattttaataaataaaatattatttataaaatattacaatatttaataatatagatataattattaaataactctttcatgttattaataacttaCCTTGTACATCTTGCACAAGAATATTTCCATCACAATCAAATAATGGCAAATCTCCATTTATTATAACTTGATGTCGTTCTTTTATTAATGTGATATTCAtggttatattaattttgtataaacaCGTGATAACATGTGCCGAAATAAACATTGGTCTGGTCCCAACCGACCCCACAAATTCCACATACTTTTTTGTTGAGTGGATTAGTGGCACTCGGTGTGTCTCTCTAAACGTTTCCGAACGACCTCACCCGAATGCTCACCAAGCGTTTCCGAACGACTGGTGTGTATCTGTGTGCACACGAAAGGTGTTTCCGAACGCAGCTTTACACGGATGCTTGATGACTCGAAGTAAGCAAACGCTTTTCCTTCTACctcttacaaattaatttcgttctaattttatttaatattttaatattccgaagtaaaaaatataattgacgcaaacaaaattttttctttaaattgtcaaagaaataaattgaaagatattattaatgaagTCTGTTTGAGCATAATTAAAGCGGTAGCTGACCGgcagaatttataataaattaaaaaactccGCGAGTAAAAACGAAAGTCGCGGCGTCTAACAAAGTAAAAACGGAAAGTCGCGGCGTCTAACAAAAGCGATAAACAGTCGGGCAGGTCGTTGAATTTCgacaatatttatatacgacGTCATACCGCCAAGGCTAACGGTAGCTGAGGGTAACGaactcgcgtttaaaaaaacCGTCGAGACAAAGGATCTCGCGAGAGGTCCGGACCCGCGATCGAGGATATAAAAACCGCGATCTCGATCGGGCGAGTCAGTCGTCACAATAGATTGCGCGTGAACTGTAAATTGCCGATCCGCTGTACATCGGAGGTCGTGCAGATCTCTCGAGTATTGAGAGAATAAattagttatatttaatttaaacaatataacGAGTCGAGCGCACTTCTTTATTCGCATCCCACCTACATCCGGGAAACGCCGAAATACACGACGGGCGAAAACCTGCGAGAGGCCTTGACatttttggtccttcgagccggatccAGCCGGAACAAGACGACCAGGGGATGTCCAGCGGAGTCGAGCACGCGATCAGAGGCAAGGCATAGGCGGCCGTTGGAGGGTCAAACAGGGAGGACCGCGCGGACCGATCGCCAGTGACGGACTCGACGAGAGCGGCCGGGAGACGACATGAGGTCAACGAAACGGTGAGCTGTACAGAGTCCGCACCAAAACTTATTGTCTGAGCTAATTTTCGGCTGTGTAAGCGTGAGGCAATTCGCGAGTAGATTAATTTGACAAGGCGCGTGCGGCGCGATTCCGAATCTTGCCAGCGGAAGTTAGTAAAAATTAAGGTTGCGCAATATGTCGACCGGAGGAGGATCGACAAGCGATGCGGCGAATTCGATAGCGATATTAAAACGGCGTAGGGCGACAATCAAGGCCGCGTGCACAAGAATAGAAAATTTTGCCGCCGGCATAAATGTTGTAGACGACGCGACGATGGTGCAATTGCGCGAGCGGCGTAAgaaattagataattattgGAGCGAGTACAATTCGATTCAGACGCGACTGGAAGACTTAGACGAAAGCGAGGGCCGTGATCGTGAGACGTTCGAAAACGCATATTACGACCTGTGCGCGACCATTGCAGGTCTTGACCGGCCACGCGTACAGGCCTCGCCTGCCCCGAGTGCGGAGGGGTCAAACGGCAGCGGAAGTGCGGGCGCACGCAATAATGTGCGTCTGCCAAAATTAAACATACCCGCGTTCAACGGAAAATATGACAAGTGGCTGCCGTATCGGGACTTATTTAGCTCCGCGGTGCACAGCAACAGCGCACTCTCAAGGGTCGAAAAATTGCAGTACCTGAAGGGAACGTTAGAAGGCGAGGCGTTGGGCGTGATAGACGCGTTGGAAGTGTCCGAGGCGAATTACGACGCCGCCTGGGATTTAATAAACGAGCGCTACAATAATGAAAGAGCTATCGCGTACGCACACATAAAAGCGATTATGTGTTTCCCGCCGATAATAAAGGAGAGCGCGGTCGAAATTCGAAATATGTGCGATAGCGTGTCGCGACATTTGTTATCCTTAAAAGCGTTAAAACGGGATTCCGACAAGTGGGACGATGTCCTGGTGTATTGGCTAAGTACGAAGTTAGATGCGGTTACGGCCCGAGAATGGCATGCGTCGCTAAAGAACTCCGAACTGCCCACAATGAAGATGTTCAAAGATTTTTTGGCGCACCGTAGCCGGGTGTTAGAATCGCTGCCGAAGCGTGAGGCCACGAGCCAGAGGCGTGAGGACTCGCGGGCGGTGACGCGGGCCGAGAGCAGACGTCAGGCGTTACACGCGACGGCCGGGGCGAGCGGGTGCTCCTATTGTGGCGGCGATCACTCCGTGTACGCGTGCCGGGACTTCGTCGGGTTGTCGGTGGTGCAGCGTatcgcggaaattaaaaaacgagGGCTGTGTCTAAATTGTATCAGATCAGCGTCACACAGGGCCGTCCAGTGCCCGTCGGGCAGCTGTCGCATTTGTAAGGGCAAGCATAACTCCTTGCTGCACTTACCGCGGGGATCGAACGAGGGATCCGGATCGAGCGCGGGGGAGCAGGGATCCGCGGCGGGAACATCGCGTTCCGTGTCGGGTGAGGCGACGGCGTTGGTCGCTCGCAAGGGGGCCGGGAGGGGCACCTCAGAGGTGTTGCTCTCAACCGCGGTAATCTACATATTCGATAGAAAAAATTCTCGAAAAACTATACGCGTGCTGTTGGACTCCGGCTCACAGGCCAACTTTATAACAGCTGGGGCCGCGAAAACATTATGTTTACCATGTAGGTCGGTGAACTTGATTATAGCGGGTGTCGGCAAATTAACGAGCCAGTCTACACGGGTTGCTCGCGTTCGGATACGCTCGCGCACGAGTGCATTTGAGACCGAGATCGAATGCGTAGTCACCGATCATATCACGGGCCGGATTCCGACCGTTTCTCTGCggcgcgaaaaaattaaattaccggCGGGCATTCAATTAGCGGACCCCCAGTTTTACCGGGCGGACGCGATTGATATGCTTATTGGGGCCGAACTATTCTGGGATCTGGTGTGCGTTGGCCGGATACGCGCCACGCAGGACCACCCGGTAATACAGAAGACGCGTCTGGGATGGGTCTTGGCCGGTAGATCGGCGGACACGAGGGGCGCTCCGACAGGAGCGTGTGCGTTACACGCGGTTATTTCGAACGCGGAGCTGCAGGATGGTTTGAGACGTTTTTGGGAGCTGGAGGAGGTCGCGGAAACCTCACGCGGAACCGCAGACGAGCGGATGTGCGAGCAGCATTTTTTAGAGAACGTCCAGATAGGAAGGGACGGTAGATACACGGTAAAGATGCCTGTGAGACCGGGGGCCTTAGCGCTACTGGGCGAGTCGCGGGAGATCGCGATGAGGCGGCTATTCGGATTAGAAAAAAGATTTCGCCGGGATGCCCAATTTAGAGACGCATATGCCCGTTTTATACAAGATTACGAACGACTGGGGCATATGAGAAAAATCGAGTCGCGAGAGCGGGATATGCCGGGATCGCTGTACCTACCGCATCACGGCGTGTTAAAGAAGTCCGAGGCGGGAGTCAAGCTAAGGGTGGTATTCGACGCATCGTGCCGGACGAGCGGTGGTCGATCATTAAACGAGGCGTTATTGACGGGGCCGACTATCCAGCAGGAATTAGCCTCGCTGTTAATTCGATTTCGTACGTGGCGATATGTATttaccgccgatattattaaaatgtaccgACAAATACTCGTGGACGCGTCGCAGACAAAATTACAACGCATTTTGTGGCGCGGATCGGAGTGCGAGGCGATTCAAGAATACGAGTTGCTTACGGTGACATACGGAACGACGTCCGCGCCGTTCCTCGCGACACGAGTGCTGAAACATTTGGCAGAATCCCACGAGTCGGAATTCCCGGTAGGAGCGAAGCGCATTGCGAATGATTTTTATATGGACGATCTGCTCACCGGAGCAGATACGTTGGACGAAGCGATAATCATgcgagatcaaataattgcgataCTTAGACGCGGCAAATTAGAGCTAAGTAAATGGTTAGCGAACCACGTAGAATTGCTTCCGCGCGAGGAGCAAGGCGGCGGAGAATTATCAGTCTTAGCGGGCGAGGGCGAGCGCAAGATACTGGGCATCCAGTGGGATCCCAGCCAAGATGAATTTCTAATTGAGACGGGCGATGGCGCGCGCGGGGGGGGGCGAATAACCAAACGCGCAGTACTGGCCGAGATCGCCGGTCTATTCGATCCGCTCGGCGTGTTGGGACCGCTCATCGTGGTACCCAAGCTGATCTTGCAAGAAACGTGGCAAGCGGAGATCGGCTGGGATGAAACGCTGCCGCCGGATTTGCACCAGCGATGGGTCGAATTTCGTGAACAGCTACGTGAATTGAAGGGTGTACGAATACCGCGTTGGGTGGGTACCGGAGGATTAAAAGAAGTACAGATGCACGGGTTTTGTGACACGAGCGAGCGCGCTTATGGTGCATGCATATACGTGCGTGTAACCGAGGCGGGCGGACGGCACCGGGTGACATTATTAACATCGAAGTCACGAGTCGCGCCGGTCAGAGCGGTATCGTTGCCGCGGTTAGAGTTGAGCGCGGCCTTGTTGCTGGCAAGGCTGCTCGAGAGAACTCGCACCGCTTGGGGGGGGCGGCAAGAAAAAAGTGGTGCTCTGGTCGGATTCCACAATAACGCTGCAGTGGATAAAATCCTCCTCCCGAAAATGGAAGGCCTTTGTGGCTAACCGTGTGGGAGAGATTCAAGCGGTTACAGAAATAACCGATTGGCGGCACGTGCCGACGGCCGAAAACCCCGCGGATATGCTGTCACGCGGAACGAACGTGAGAGAGCTAATAGATTCGTCTATGTGGTGGAGCGGGCCTGCCTTCTTACGCGCGGACGAGAATGCATGGCCAAATAAATTGATGGAAGCACCGAAAGAAATGCCGGAGCAGAAGCGTGTGATTGCCGCGGTAGCTAGGGTTCAGGACAAGGGGGTGGTGCAAATCCTGCTAGAAAAAATATCCAgcctaaataaaattgtacgcgTAATAGCCTATTGCCGAAGAATATTGCggaaacagaaagagaaaaaatgcGTGACGATTTCCCCGATGGAATTTAAAGAGGCGTTATATACAATTGTAAGGAACGTACAGCGCGAGGCCTTCGCTCCGGAATGCGAAGCCTTACAAgcgaataagaaaataaacaGCCGAAGTAGCGTTTTTGGCTTGACACCGTTTATCGACGAAGACGGAATAATTCGCGTGGGAGGCCGGTTGAAAAACGCGGAAATTCCGTTTGACGCGAGACACCCGATGTTGTTGCCGAGGCGGCACGAGTTGACCACGCGAATTGTACAATTAGAACATGTAAACGCGTTGCATGCCGGTGCGCAGACGACGCTCGCGATCGTCAGGCAAAGATTTTGGCCGATAGCTGCGCGCTCGGTGGTGCGGGGCGTCGTGCGTCGTTGCATCAAATGCTTTCGATGTAACCCGAGATTGTCACAAGCCATTATGGCAGATTTACCGAACAAGCGAGTAAATGTAGCACGACCATTTTCGCATGCGGGCATCGATTACGCCGGTCCGATTCTACTTAAGGATCATAAGCGGCGAAATGCCAAGCTGACCAAGGCATACTTGGCGATCTTTGTATGTTTCACCGTGCGGGCCGTGCACATCGAACTAGTTAGCGACTTGACTTCCGACGCCTTCATCGCGGCGCTTAAAAGATTTGTATCGCGACGCGGCAAGCCGGCGTGTTTGTATTCGGACAACGGCACGACGTTTGTAGGAGCCGAGAAGCGGCTAAAAGAATTTCGCGAGTGCGTGCGGAGCGAGGCAACGGACCTGGCTATTCGCGAATTTCTGAGCGAAAAGGGCatcgagtggaaatttatacCACCGTATGCTCCACATTTTGGCGGATTGTGGGAGGCGGCGGTAAAATCCGCAAAGACTCACTTAAACCGAGTCTTGGGTCAAGCGCATGCCACCTTCGAGGAAATGTATACGATATTGTGCGAGATCGAGGGAATCATGAACTCGAGACCGCTTGCGCCGCTCAGTGCGGATCCGACGGACCTGGATTGCATCACGCCGGGTCATTTTTTGATTGGTGCGGCTCTGTGCAGCTTTTCTGTTCCAGGATTACAGCACATACCGGAGGGACGACTACTTCGGTGGCAGCGTGTCGAGCAGATGCGCCAGCACTTTTGGCAACGCTGGAAGGACGAATATCTGCACACTTTGATCCAACGCACAAAGTGGCGAGCGAGCCGGGGGACGCCGATAGCGGTGGGACAAATGGTGGTTGTCCAGCAGGCCGGACTCGGACCTTTGCAGTGGCTCCTGGGGAGGATAAAGGAGGTGCATCCCGGAGCCGATGGAGTAGTGCGTACCGCGACCATCCGCACCAAGAAGGGAGAAATAACGCGACCGACCACCAGACTGGCGGTCCTCCCGTTAGAAGAATAGCGTCCCAACCGGTCAGCCGGCGTATAACGCGATATTTATCGACGAGCCAAATGTAAATTGAGCGAACGAAACGACGAACGTTGCGATAACGATTAACGACCACGGTATTGAAGTATAATACTTCAAGGGGGCCGGGATGTTTGAGCATAATTAAAGCGGTAGCTGACCGgcagaatttataataaattaaaaaactccGCGAGTAAAAACGAAAGTCGCGGCGTCTAACAAAGTAAAAACGGAAAGTCGCGGCGTCTAACAAAAGCGATAAACAGTCGGGCAGGTCGTTGAATTTCgacaatatttatatacgacGTCATACCGCCAAGGCTAACGGTAGCTGAGGGTAACGaactcgcgtttaaaaaaacCGTCGAGACAAAGGATCTCGCGAGAGGTCCGGACCCGCGATCGAGGATATAAAAACCGCGATCTCGATCGGGCGAGTCAGTCGTCACAATAGATTGCGCGTGAACTGTAAATTGCCGATCCGCTGTACATCGGAGGTCGTGCAGATCTCTCGAGTATTGAGAGAATAAattagttatatttaatttaaacaatataacGAGTCGAGCGCACTTCTTTATTCGCATCCCACCTACATCCGGGAAACGCCGAAATACACGACGGGCGAAAACCTGCGAGAGGCCTTGACAAAGTCTTAGTTCAATTGCGAGATTGAGTATTAAAACTTGATCAAGAAATTCCGTAAAGTACAGAGTCAGTTAGCGCTAAATATTTATCAAGCCTTCATTTCTTTGCCCAGTCGCTGCCTCGCTGTGATCTCAGGACGATGAAAAATATCCACGCGCACGTAATTACTATGAGTCGCGTCAAGAAGCCAACGTAAACTAtgtttactttttatttctgtttccCTTATTTCCCCTCGTCACAGTGAGATATTGTCTCCCCCTTTCCTTCCTATTCTCTCTGAACCACTTTTACTCGGtcctttactttctttttcttcgcctCTCCCTCTGAAAGTTGCGCCGGGCAAAGTCGGCGAACTCGAAGTTTTCCTGAAAACTCGCAGTTGCAACTGCATTCTCCAATTGTGAACGTTGAGCGCGCGCACATACGGAAAAAGTTCGCAATTAGCGCTAATTACGCTTAAATGGTCGACAATTAATTCGCGCAATCTGGCCCTCAATCTCGGTCACGGTTACCGGGTTTTGCGAAATAGAGCAACGGCGCAGTTGCATTTCACTTGACTGATGACGTAGCGCAAAAAATATCAGCGACAATTTGACGCCTTTTGAATCATTTAGCTATCGTTACGCGGTTGATCAGTCGAAGTTAAAACGCTATCATTCGCGTGAATTCACTTCCCTTTTTCTTGCTAATTACATACAAATTACACGTTCTACCGTAAATTCTGCCTACAACGCAAGATATTACCTCGTCCTAGCGTTTCGTACATTTTAAagtacaaaagttttat harbors:
- the LOC139112495 gene encoding uncharacterized protein yields the protein MNITLIKERHQVIINGDLPLFDCDGNILVQDVQDNNIFGIPVCEDTLKFFNLNFTEETSLDDNSNSNNVCMITEQEYKENYSRNTNGNVTFAVSSVYVTPGISRASWKDDNEVRCLIHLWRDHQNCFKKIKNRDVWSLISKELKQTTSEWEMKTSTQCENKWKDIKRKYMETKDHNNKSGNDPKTCKFYEEIEEVLGEKPCVKPVSIASNLNKRQREVVNCKELSDSDKINEETSGSSTQNEETPPKKTKNTRIQRELQDWSAALLADAKTREEARERRHQEAIAESKAAINAYKEMMEKLIGKL
- the LOC139112496 gene encoding uncharacterized protein: MSTGGGSTSDAANSIAILKRRRATIKAACTRIENFAAGINVVDDATMVQLRERRKKLDNYWSEYNSIQTRLEDLDESEGRDRETFENAYYDLCATIAGLDRPRVQASPAPSAEGSNGSGSAGARNNVRLPKLNIPAFNGKYDKWLPYRDLFSSAVHSNSALSRVEKLQYLKGTLEGEALGVIDALEVSEANYDAAWDLINERYNNERAIAYAHIKAIMCFPPIIKESAVEIRNMCDSVSRHLLSLKALKRDSDKWDDVLVYWLSTKLDAVTAREWHASLKNSELPTMKMFKDFLAHRSRVLESLPKREATSQRREDSRAVTRAESRRQALHATAGASGCSYCGGDHSVYACRDFVGLSVVQRIAEIKKRGLCLNCIRSASHRAVQCPSGSCRICKGKHNSLLHLPRGSNEGSGSSAGEQGSAAGTSRSVSGEATALVARKGAGRGTSEVLLSTAVIYIFDRKNSRKTIRVLLDSGSQANFITAGAAKTLCLPCRSVNLIIAGVGKLTSQSTRVARVRIRSRTSAFETEIECVVTDHITGRIPTVSLRREKIKLPAGIQLADPQFYRADAIDMLIGAELFWDLVCVGRIRATQDHPVIQKTRLGWVLAGRSADTRGAPTGACALHAVISNAELQDGLRRFWELEEVAETSRGTADERMCEQHFLENVQIGRDGRYTVKMPVRPGALALLGESREIAMRRLFGLEKRFRRDAQFRDAYARFIQDYERLGHMRKIESRERDMPGSLYLPHHGVLKKSEAGVKLRVVFDASCRTSGGRSLNEALLTGPTIQQELASLLIRFRTWRYVFTADIIKMYRQILVDASQTKLQRILWRGSECEAIQEYELLTVTYGTTSAPFLATRVLKHLAESHESEFPVGAKRIANDFYMDDLLTGADTLDEAIIMRDQIIAILRRGKLELSKWLANHVELLPREEQGGGELSVLAGEGERKILGIQWDPSQDEFLIETGDGARGGGRITKRAVLAEIAGLFDPLGVLGPLIVVPKLILQETWQAEIGWDETLPPDLHQRWVEFREQLRELKGVRIPRWVGTGGLKEVQMHGFCDTSERAYGACIYVRVTEAGGRHRVTLLTSKSRVAPVRAVSLPRLELSAALLLARLLERTRTAWGGRQEKSGALVGFHNNAAVDKILLPKMEGLCG
- the LOC139112497 gene encoding uncharacterized protein is translated as MWWSGPAFLRADENAWPNKLMEAPKEMPEQKRVIAAVARVQDKGVVQILLEKISSLNKIVRVIAYCRRILRKQKEKKCVTISPMEFKEALYTIVRNVQREAFAPECEALQANKKINSRSSVFGLTPFIDEDGIIRVGGRLKNAEIPFDARHPMLLPRRHELTTRIVQLEHVNALHAGAQTTLAIVRQRFWPIAARSVVRGVVRRCIKCFRCNPRLSQAIMADLPNKRVNVARPFSHAGIDYAGPILLKDHKRRNAKLTKAYLAIFVCFTVRAVHIELVSDLTSDAFIAALKRFVSRRGKPACLYSDNGTTFVGAEKRLKEFRECVRSEATDLAIREFLSEKGIEWKFIPPYAPHFGGLWEAAVKSAKTHLNRVLGQAHATFEEMYTILCEIEGIMNSRPLAPLSADPTDLDCITPGHFLIGAALCSFSVPGLQHIPEGRLLRWQRVEQMRQHFWQRWKDEYLHTLIQRTKWRASRGTPIAVGQMVVVQQAGLGPLQWLLGRIKEVHPGADGVVRTATIRTKKGEITRPTTRLAVLPLEE